In Halobacillus amylolyticus, the following proteins share a genomic window:
- a CDS encoding 2-isopropylmalate synthase, which yields MAHVNVFDTTLRDGEQSAGVNLNRLEKVEIAKQLERLGVDIMEAGFPASSQEDFEAVKEIANTVRNCSVTALARTFKSDIDTAWEALKGGAEPRLHIFLATSPIHMTHKLRKTPEEVVATAVEMVAYAKEKFPYVQWSAEDATRSDYDFLAHIIEKVIDAGADVINLPDTVGYATPEEYAELFKYVKQNVRNIDQVTLSAHCHDDLGMAVSNSLAAIKAGVGQIEGTINGIGERAGNASLEEIAVALEIRKDRYTYQTGMVLNEIKRTSDLVSKLTGMQVPGNKAVVGRNAFAHESGIHQDGVLKEATTYEIITPKMVGIDSNNLVLGKHSGRHAFMQKAESFGFQLSESKLKEAFHTFKDLTGKKKEVTDADLFAILTDKQTENEEVSKYELKAFQVQYGSVNRPTATILLTRPDGKEAEKASTGQGSVEAIYNTLDELLDEEVHLQDYQLSSIGKGRDALAEVYVQLTVNGHKASGRGSAQDVLEASAHAFLNAVNRTLYSHQVERVKKVQ from the coding sequence ATGGCTCACGTTAACGTATTCGATACAACGCTAAGAGATGGGGAACAATCTGCTGGCGTCAATTTGAATCGTTTAGAAAAGGTTGAGATTGCCAAACAATTGGAACGCTTAGGTGTAGATATTATGGAAGCGGGATTTCCCGCTTCCTCACAAGAAGATTTTGAAGCGGTTAAGGAAATTGCCAACACTGTCCGTAACTGCTCCGTAACTGCACTGGCCCGAACATTTAAAAGTGATATTGATACAGCCTGGGAAGCGTTAAAAGGTGGCGCAGAGCCGAGGCTGCACATTTTTCTGGCGACTTCACCGATTCATATGACCCACAAGTTGAGAAAGACACCAGAGGAAGTGGTGGCAACAGCAGTAGAAATGGTTGCTTATGCTAAAGAAAAGTTCCCGTATGTACAATGGTCGGCTGAAGATGCCACTCGGTCTGATTATGATTTTCTCGCTCATATCATTGAAAAGGTAATTGATGCAGGTGCTGACGTAATCAACCTTCCAGATACAGTGGGCTATGCAACGCCCGAGGAATACGCTGAACTTTTTAAATACGTGAAACAGAATGTAAGGAATATCGATCAAGTTACGCTTTCGGCTCATTGTCATGATGATCTGGGAATGGCGGTCAGTAACTCGCTAGCTGCAATCAAAGCTGGGGTTGGCCAAATCGAAGGTACCATCAATGGAATTGGTGAACGTGCCGGTAATGCGTCACTCGAGGAAATTGCCGTGGCTCTTGAGATCCGAAAAGACCGATACACTTATCAAACAGGAATGGTCTTAAATGAAATTAAAAGAACGAGTGATCTCGTTAGCAAATTGACTGGGATGCAAGTACCGGGTAATAAAGCGGTTGTTGGGCGAAATGCATTTGCCCATGAGTCTGGCATTCATCAGGATGGGGTTTTGAAGGAAGCGACCACTTACGAAATCATTACACCGAAAATGGTTGGTATCGATTCCAACAACCTCGTACTAGGGAAACATTCCGGACGTCACGCCTTTATGCAAAAAGCAGAATCGTTCGGCTTTCAATTATCTGAATCTAAACTAAAAGAAGCGTTTCACACTTTTAAAGATTTGACTGGTAAGAAAAAAGAAGTGACAGATGCTGATTTGTTTGCCATTCTTACCGATAAGCAAACCGAAAATGAAGAAGTTTCGAAATACGAATTAAAAGCATTTCAAGTCCAGTATGGAAGTGTCAATCGCCCAACTGCTACGATTTTGCTTACACGACCTGATGGGAAAGAAGCTGAGAAGGCGAGTACTGGCCAAGGAAGTGTCGAAGCCATTTATAATACGCTTGATGAGCTGTTAGATGAGGAAGTTCATTTGCAAGATTATCAGTTGAGTTCAATTGGTAAGGGGAGAGATGCTCTCGCCGAAGTTTATGTACAATTGACTGTTAACGGGCATAAGGCTTCAGGCCGCGGGTCGGCTCAAGATGTGTTGGAAGCTTCAGCGCATGCGTTTTTAAACGCAGTAAACCGAACACTGTATAGTCATCAAGTTGAGCGAGTGAAAAAAGTCCAATAA
- the ilvC gene encoding ketol-acid reductoisomerase translates to MAEVYYHNDIKDEVLKNKKVAVIGYGSQGHAHARNLKDSGYNVVVGLRKGKSWDQAVDDGVDVKNVADAVAEADVVMVLLPDEHQPKVYQEHIKPNLKAGAALAFAHGFNVHFNQVVAPDNVDVFLVAPKGPGHLVRRTFEEGAGVPSLFGVEQDVTGSAREVALAYAKGIGSGRAGVLETTFQEETETDLFGEQAVLCGGLTSLVKSGFETLTEAGYQPEVAYFECMHELKLIVDLMYEGGLEGMRYSISDTAQWGDFVSGPRVVNEDTKARMKEVLSDIQTGKFAKGWILENQANRPEFNAINARENKHQIEEVGKELRELMPFVKKSQSKEKEVVTHGSR, encoded by the coding sequence ATGGCAGAAGTTTACTATCACAATGATATCAAAGATGAGGTACTGAAAAACAAAAAGGTTGCGGTTATAGGTTATGGTTCTCAAGGTCACGCTCACGCACGAAACCTGAAGGACAGCGGTTATAACGTTGTAGTTGGATTGAGAAAAGGGAAGTCTTGGGATCAAGCAGTAGACGATGGAGTCGATGTTAAAAATGTTGCCGATGCAGTTGCTGAGGCAGATGTGGTCATGGTATTGCTTCCAGATGAACATCAACCAAAAGTTTATCAGGAACACATCAAACCGAACCTTAAAGCGGGAGCAGCACTTGCTTTTGCTCATGGATTCAATGTTCATTTTAATCAAGTAGTAGCACCAGACAATGTGGATGTATTTCTTGTAGCTCCAAAGGGTCCAGGACATCTAGTACGACGCACATTTGAAGAAGGTGCTGGCGTACCATCCCTGTTCGGTGTTGAGCAGGATGTAACAGGCTCAGCCCGTGAAGTGGCTCTAGCTTATGCAAAAGGAATTGGCAGTGGCCGTGCGGGTGTGCTTGAAACCACTTTCCAAGAAGAAACAGAAACAGATCTGTTCGGTGAGCAAGCTGTTCTATGTGGAGGTCTTACAAGTCTCGTCAAGTCCGGCTTTGAAACACTTACAGAAGCGGGGTATCAGCCAGAAGTTGCTTACTTCGAATGCATGCACGAGCTGAAGCTGATCGTTGACCTTATGTATGAAGGCGGACTCGAAGGCATGCGTTATTCTATCTCTGACACAGCTCAATGGGGTGATTTCGTATCTGGACCACGCGTTGTAAACGAAGATACGAAGGCACGTATGAAAGAGGTGCTGTCAGATATCCAAACAGGGAAGTTTGCTAAAGGATGGATCCTAGAGAACCAGGCGAATCGTCCAGAATTTAATGCTATAAATGCCCGTGAAAACAAACATCAGATCGAGGAGGTAGGGAAAGAGTTACGAGAATTAATGCCATTTGTTAAGAAATCTCAATCTAAAGAAAAGGAAGTGGTCACACATGGCTCACGTTAA
- the ilvN gene encoding acetolactate synthase small subunit: MKRIVTAIVHNRSGVLNRVTGLLAKRQFNIESISVGRTETEGVSKMTFVVDVEDERKLEQLTKQLNKQVDVLKVSDISEKAIVARELAMVKVISNPQIRSEIQSIIEPFRATVIDVSRESMTIQVTGNSDKVDALIDLLRPYGIKELARTGLTAFTRGHQKQVAEIKSYSLLK, translated from the coding sequence ATGAAACGTATTGTCACAGCAATCGTTCACAATCGAAGCGGTGTACTAAATCGAGTGACAGGGTTGCTTGCGAAGCGGCAATTTAATATCGAAAGCATTTCCGTTGGGCGCACCGAGACAGAAGGCGTATCAAAAATGACCTTCGTTGTAGATGTTGAAGATGAACGAAAACTTGAACAGCTGACGAAACAACTTAACAAACAAGTCGATGTATTAAAAGTTTCGGATATTTCGGAAAAAGCAATCGTGGCTCGAGAGTTAGCGATGGTGAAAGTTATTAGCAACCCGCAGATTCGAAGTGAAATTCAAAGTATTATTGAGCCGTTTCGAGCTACAGTCATTGATGTAAGCAGAGAAAGTATGACCATCCAAGTCACTGGAAACTCAGATAAAGTCGATGCACTGATTGATTTGCTCCGGCCTTATGGCATTAAGGAGCTGGCAAGAACAGGATTAACAGCCTTTACAAGAGGCCATCAAAAACAAGTAGCAGAGATTAAGTCTTACTCTTTACTAAAATAA